Proteins co-encoded in one Candidatus Zixiibacteriota bacterium genomic window:
- a CDS encoding PEP-CTERM sorting domain-containing protein: MKRVLLGAILILALMIPSASFAFGFFNIASASLTKIDSDSYRLRVELNYSLSSEETERFLNYSYLGKFSLSTPGKSYNYYATRGFNDELQDFGDYGAPAWDANNGDDPTTLGRYFGFDFDLNGSKFDKFTFDYSGLVNQHELIINKNGTHGIGVGSQYLYTGSFSINNPGGGETAVPEPASMLLFGLGLAGVGLIRRNRK, encoded by the coding sequence ATGAAACGAGTACTTTTAGGCGCAATTCTCATTCTGGCGTTGATGATCCCTTCGGCATCGTTTGCCTTTGGATTTTTCAACATTGCCAGCGCTTCACTAACCAAGATTGATTCTGACAGCTATCGTTTAAGAGTCGAACTGAATTACAGCTTGTCTTCCGAAGAAACAGAGCGTTTCCTTAATTATTCCTACCTCGGTAAATTTTCGTTGTCTACCCCAGGAAAATCCTACAATTATTATGCGACCCGAGGATTCAATGACGAACTCCAGGATTTTGGCGATTATGGAGCGCCGGCGTGGGATGCCAACAATGGCGACGACCCGACCACTCTCGGGAGATATTTCGGCTTTGATTTCGACCTTAACGGTTCAAAATTCGACAAGTTTACTTTTGATTATTCCGGTCTTGTAAATCAGCATGAACTCATCATCAATAAGAACGGTACCCACGGTATTGGAGTTGGTAGCCAGTACCTTTACACAGGCTCTTTCTCAATTAACAATCCCGGCGGCGGTGAAACCGCTGTCCCAGAGCCGGCTTCGATGCTTCTTTTTGGTCTTGGTCTCGCCGGAGTCGGCCTGATCAGACGAAATCGCAAGTAA